GACTGGAGCGGTATTTATGCCCTGCAGGGTGACATGCTGCATTTGGACGCTTTTTGCGGGGCCCCGACCGACCATACCGAGATTCCAGTGGGGCGGGGCGTGTGCGGGACGGCGGTGGCCGAGAATGCGAACCAGGTGATTGATGACGTCCGCAGCTTGGACAACTATTTGAGTTGCTCCGCTTTCACGCGGAGCGAGATTGTCGTCCTGATCCATGGCCAAGGCGGCATCCTGGGCCAGATCGACATCGATGGGCACCAAATCGGCGCCTTCGACGACGACGACGAACAGTTTTTGAAGGAACTCGCGGCCCAATTGGCGGGCCGATGGGATTGAATCCCCGTAGGAAGTGTTGAAGGAGAACAGATGGATCCGGTCTACCCGCACCTTGAGCGAATCGTCAGCCCCGCAGATTTGAAGTCCATGACGGACAAGGAGCTGCTGGAAGTTGCGGCCGAAGTGCGCCAGGCGATTTTGGACAACGTGAGCCGGACAGGCGGGCACTTCAGTTCCAACCTCGGCACGGTGGAACTGACCGTTGCGATGTATGCGGCATACAACATGCCCCCGGACAAAGTGGTTTGGGATACGGGCCACCAGGCCTATCCCCACAAGCTGTTGACGGGCCGGCTGCCGCGGTTTGAGACCTTGAGGCAATACAAGGGCCTGAGCGGCTTCCTCAAGCGGGATGAACACGAGTTGGATGTTTTCGGAGCCGGGCACGCTGGCACAGCCATTTCGGCGGCATTGGGTTTTGCGGCCGCGCGGGATCGCAAAAACGGCAAAGAAAAGGTCGTTGCCGTTACCGGTGATGCCGCGATTTGCGCCGGGATGAGTTGGGAAGCGCTCAACCACGCTGGGGAACTGCAGACCGACATTTGCGTGATTTTGAATGACAACCGCATGAGCATCGCCCCGAACGTGGGCGCGTTGACTACCTATTTCAACCGGCTCCGGTCACGGCCCTATGTGCAGGGTTTGGCCCGACACGCCAAAAAGGTAATCGAAAAGATCCCTGGCCCGGCACCCCGGATTGCCGCCGGATTGCGCCATGGCGTGACCCACTACTTTGCTCCGGAAGAAACCGGGACAATTTTTGAAGAAATGGGTTTCGAATACATTGGCCCGGTGGATGGCCACGACCTGCCGACTTTGCTTGAGATTTTCCGGAACATCCAAGAAGCGCGCTACCCGGTGTTCGTGCATGCGATCACGGTCAAAGGCAAGGGCTATGAGGTTGCGGAAGAGAATGCGACCAAATGGCACGGTGTCACGCCGTTTGACCTTTCGGAGTGTGAAATGCCACTGAAAGCAGGCCGCCCGACCTACACCAGTGTTTTTGGAGACGCGATGGTGGAACTGGGTGAGGCGGAGTCCAAAGTTGTGGCGATTACGGCTGCAATGCCCGATGGGACGGGTTTGAACGCGTTCAAGGCCAAGCTCCCCGGTCAGTATTACGATGTGGGGATTGCCGAACAGCATGCGGTGACCTTTGCCGCCGGTTTGGCCGCCGCCGGGGACAAGCCCTTCTGCGCGATCTATTCGACCTTTTTGCAACGCGGGTACGACCAGGTTTTGCACGATGTGTGCATTCAGAACCTGCCGGTGCGGTTTGCGATGGACCGGGCGGGATTGGTGGGAGACGATGGCCCAACGCACCATGGGGCCTTCGACATTTCCTTTTTAACCCACATCCCGAACATGGCCCTTTGCGCTCCAAGGGACACTACCGAACTCCGTGAAATGTTGCGGTTCATGGCCGGATTCGATTCCGGCCCGGTTGCCATCCGGTACCCGCGCGGGGAAGCGCCGGAGAACCTCCCGGAAAGCCGCACGGCGATCGAATTCGGCAAATGCGAGGTTTTGGGTGTGCCGGGAACCCCCCGTGGGGCGGAAGATCGGGTCGATGCGGTGGTGGTTGCGGCCGGTTCCATGGTGACAGAAGCCTGGGCGGCCGCTTCCCAGTTGGCAGAAACCGGTCTCCGCGCCCTTGTGATCAATGCCCGTTGGTGCAAACCCATCGATTGGGAAACGGTTGCGGATTGGCTGAAACCATCGACCCTTTTGGTGACAGTGGAAGAAAACGTCCGGGCCGGCGGATTTGGCCAACAGCTGACCGACCTTTTGGTTGAAAACGAGAGATTGCCCCGGCGTGTGACGATCATGTCCCTTCCCGATGCTTGGGTAACGCATGGCAAGCAACCGATCATCCGCGGCGAATGGGGGCTGGATGCAGTGGGCATTGTCGCGGCAGTCCAGGCGGGAGTTTTGGGCCGGGGCCTGGCATGACACGTCAAGCCCCGCTGCCGGCAGATTATGCGTCGGCAACGGCCGATGAGCTGAGAGCGCGGATTTTTGCGGCAAAGCAAGCTTTGGGTTCGCGGTTGGTGGTTCTGGGCCACCACTATCAGCGCGACGAGATCATCGAGTTTGCCGATTACCGGGGCGATAGCTACAAACTTGCCAAAGACGCGGGGGCGCACCCGGGGGCCGAGTTTATTGTTTTTTGCGGCGTGCACTTTATGGCAGAGTCGGCAGACATTCTGACGTCGGCCAACCAAAAGGTTATTCTGCCCAACATGGCAGCGGGCTGCAGCATGGCCGACATGGCCGGGATCTTCCAAGTCCGATCTTGCTGGCGGCAACTGGAGGAGTTGGGGATAACCGGGATCATCCCGGTGACTTACATCAACTCGGCGGCGAACTTAAAGGCGTTTGTCGGTGAGCATCACGGCACGGTTTGCACATCGACGAATGCACCGGTCGCCGTGGAATGGGCGCTGGGCCAGGGAGAAA
This window of the Armatimonadota bacterium genome carries:
- a CDS encoding GAF domain-containing protein codes for the protein MAKPTRSEFEAVLDKVKESPLHGKELRQFAMGLLDGFSTYDWSGIYALQGDMLHLDAFCGAPTDHTEIPVGRGVCGTAVAENANQVIDDVRSLDNYLSCSAFTRSEIVVLIHGQGGILGQIDIDGHQIGAFDDDDEQFLKELAAQLAGRWD
- a CDS encoding 1-deoxy-D-xylulose-5-phosphate synthase; its protein translation is MDPVYPHLERIVSPADLKSMTDKELLEVAAEVRQAILDNVSRTGGHFSSNLGTVELTVAMYAAYNMPPDKVVWDTGHQAYPHKLLTGRLPRFETLRQYKGLSGFLKRDEHELDVFGAGHAGTAISAALGFAAARDRKNGKEKVVAVTGDAAICAGMSWEALNHAGELQTDICVILNDNRMSIAPNVGALTTYFNRLRSRPYVQGLARHAKKVIEKIPGPAPRIAAGLRHGVTHYFAPEETGTIFEEMGFEYIGPVDGHDLPTLLEIFRNIQEARYPVFVHAITVKGKGYEVAEENATKWHGVTPFDLSECEMPLKAGRPTYTSVFGDAMVELGEAESKVVAITAAMPDGTGLNAFKAKLPGQYYDVGIAEQHAVTFAAGLAAAGDKPFCAIYSTFLQRGYDQVLHDVCIQNLPVRFAMDRAGLVGDDGPTHHGAFDISFLTHIPNMALCAPRDTTELREMLRFMAGFDSGPVAIRYPRGEAPENLPESRTAIEFGKCEVLGVPGTPRGAEDRVDAVVVAAGSMVTEAWAAASQLAETGLRALVINARWCKPIDWETVADWLKPSTLLVTVEENVRAGGFGQQLTDLLVENERLPRRVTIMSLPDAWVTHGKQPIIRGEWGLDAVGIVAAVQAGVLGRGLA